The Ornithinimicrobium faecis region CGGACCCACCGCCCCAGGTCGACCAGGCCCTGCTGGTGCACGGCCGCGTGGCGGCAGAAGTCCAGGCGCCAGCCTGCGATGAGCAGCCGGACACCGAGGTCCAGATCCTCGGAGAGCGAGTGCGTCCAGGGCTTCGGGCCGAGGCTGGTGAGGGCGGAGAGCCGCACGAACTGGCCGTTGCCGCCCAGCCCGACGCTGCCCAGGTGACGACGGCCCCGCTGGAAGACCTCGGTGTAGAGGACGAATTCGAAGTCCTGCATCCGGGCCAGCAGGTTGGCGTGGCGGTTGTTGATCCGGACGCCGATCTGCACGCCGCCCAGCGTCGGGTCCGCAAAGCCCGGCAGCACCTCGTGGAGGCTGTGCTCCTCCAGTCGGCCGTCCGCGTCGACCACCACGATGATCGTTGACTCGACATCAGCCACCTCGCCGATCCCGCCGTCGAGGACGTGCTTGATGGCGGCGTTCAGCGCCTCGCCCTTGCCCTGCCGTGCCATCGGCAGGACTCGCTGCAACAGGTGGACCCGGGGATCCGACACGTCCTGGACCACTGCTGCCGTTCCGTCATCGGATCCGTCATCCACGACGAGGACCCTGAGTCGCGGGTGGGGCAGGAGCAGCAGCCGCTCCAGGCTGGCACCCAGCACCCGCTCCTCGTTGAGGCACGGGATGACGACAATGACGTCACATCCCGGGTCGACGGCGGTGAGGTCGACAGGACGGTGCCCGTCGCCCTCAAGGTCCCGACGGGACAGCCACACCAACATCACGAGATAGCACACGCACACCAGGACGAGCGCCACCGCCAGGAGCATCACCAGGTCGACGCGCTGCCCGCCGATCAAGACCATGTCAGGACGCCCGAGAGACCTGCGAGCCGGCCGCCGCAGGACGGTGGGCGACGACGAGGGCCGAGCCACGCGTCAGGCTGGGCCGGAAGCGTTCGGTGACACCACGACCGGACCAGATCGCCAGGGTCACGCCCATCGTGAGCATGTAGGCGAGGAACAAGGTGGCGGCCAGGCGCAGGAGCACTCTTCCGGTGCCAGACGTGAAGCTCTCAAGGGCAACAAAGAGCGTGGAGTCAGCAAGTTCGAGCATGGTCGATGGCCTTTCAACGACGGTTTCGTTCCCCAGCGATGAGTAAATGTACTCTCGCGTACAAGTAAAGTTTTGGTAAAGCAGGTTCATCTCACATCATCGCCCTTGAAAAGTCAACTGGGGCCATCGGCGAGCCGCGGCGAGACGGCAGAGAGCACGCAGACGGAGGGAGGCCGGCTCTGTTCACCGGCACGTCGAGGTGAAGACACTCGAGGGGGTGCTGTCCGCCTAGCTCGCTGAGCGGCGGGAAGGCAGCACAGGGGACGTATCGCAACGGTGCCCCCGGCGGGATTCGAACCCGCACTGGACCCATTTTAAGTGGGCTGCCTCTGCCGGTTGGGCTACGAGGGCCGCGCCTAGCCTACTCAGTGCACCGCCGACGCCTGATCATGCCCGCCGCGTGCCGGGGGCTCGGTTCTGTGCACCGACCAACCCCGGGTGCGACGATGGGACCGTGAGCCACCTCCACCCCACCCGGCGGGGCTGATCGGCGTGCTCCAGGCGTGCCTCAACGGCAGTCTCACCCCGGCAGAGCACTCCACCGTGCCGATCACTCCACGCGACCTCGCCGTGGCTGCCGCAGACGCCGTGGCAGCCGGTGCCACCGACCTGCACCTGCACCCCAGGGACTCCATGGGTGGTGAGACGCTCGAGCCTGCGGCGGTCGCCGATGCCATCATCGCGGTGACCACGGCCGTCCCGGGCACTCCGGTCGGGATCACCACCGGCGCCTGGACCGGCAGCCCGACACAGCGACTCGACTGGGTGCGCCACTGGACGACGCTCCCCGATCACGCGTCCGTCAACTGGCACGAGGACGGTGCGCACCAGATGGCCGAGCTGCTGCTGGAGCGCGGTGTCGAGGTCGATGTCGGGCTGTGGTCTGCGGCGGCTGTCACCCGCTGGCTGGGCTCGCCCCTGCGTGACCGCTGCAGCCGCGTGCTGCTGGAGCTGCCGGACGGCCCCGAGGCAGATCAGGTCCGCGGTCTCGCCGAGGCGATGCTGGCACCCCTGCAGGGCAGCGTCCCCGTCGGCCGGGTCCTCCTGCACGGCGAGGGAAGCACCGCCTGGGAAGCGCTGGAGTATGCCGGATGGGCGGGTCTGCAGACCCGCGTCGGTCTGGAGGACGTCCTGGTCCTGCCGGACGGCTCCGCCGCCGCAGACAATGCCGCTCTCGTGCGCGTCGCCCGAGGGGTGCTCTGGCAGGGCTACCCGTGACTGGCCCGCGAGCGGCGATCACAGGGTCGCGATCACCTGATCGAGCATTGCCTCGGTGAGCTTGCCGGTGAAGGTGTTCTGTTGGCTGACGTGATAGCTGCCGACCAGGCGCACCGTCCGCCCGTCAGGAGTCACGATCTCCGCGATGGCGCCGTGCCCGAACTTCGGCTTCGGGCGCGGCACGGCCCAGCCCATCTCACGCACCGTGCGCAGGGTCGCGTCCCACCCGATCGAGCCGAGCGCCAGGATCGAGCGCAGGGTGGGCACGGCAAGCTCGAGCTCTCGGTGCAGCCACGGCGCACAGGTCGCCTTCTCCGGCGTGGTCGGTTTGTTCTGCGGCGGGGCACACCGGACGGCCGAGACGATGCGGATGCCCTGCAGTTCGAGGCCGTCGCCGGCGTGGTCACTGGCGGCCTGGGTGGCATAACCGCCGCGGTGCAGCGCCGCATAGATCCAGTCCCCTGAGCGGTCACCGGTGAACATGCGCCCGGTCCGGTTGGCGCCGTTTGCGGCAGGGGCCAGACCCACGACGAGCACCGGGGCACCCGCCGGACCGAAGCCGGCAGCGGGTCGGCCCCAATAGGGTTGGTCGGCAAAAGACGCCCGCCGGCCCGTGGTGGCCACGGACTCACGCCAGTCCACGAGTCGGGGGCAGGCGCGGCACACGGTCACCATCGCGTCGAGTTCTGCCGTGCTCTGTGCCGAGCGAGCGAGCCGAGCAACCTGCGCGGGCGTCCTCGCGACTGGGGTGTCCGCCGTGGCTGGGTCGCCGGGCCAACCCGTCCCCGGTGGCACCGGTGAGGGGAACGCCTGACCAGTCACCGGGTGCGGGTCGGTGCCACTGATCGGCTCGACGCCACCCATCGGAGCGACCTGCCTAGCCCGCTGCCGCCTGAGACAGCGCGATGCCGTCCAGGATGTCGTGCTCGGAGGTGCGCACGGTGCTCAGTCCCGAGTCGTGCTGCAGCCGCTGGATGATGCTGCGCCACACCAAAGCTCCCGCTCCGATGACGTCCACGCGCCCCTCATGCATGTAGGGCAGTGCGGCCCGATCGGTGCGGTTCATCTGGACCAGCTCCGTGCACGCAGCGATGGCCTGCTCCACCGGGAGCTCGGCACCATGGATCTGGTCGGGACGATAGGCGTCGAGGCCCAGCGCGTGGGCAGTCACCGTGGTGACCGACCCCGCGACCCCCACGAGGGTGCCGATGCCCGTGAGGTCGACCTGCTCGGCGGCGGCGTTGACCGCGACCGTGACGTCGCCCAGCGCCGGCCAGATCTCTTCCTCGGTGGGCGGGTCACTGTGCAGGTGCCGCTCGGTCATCCGGACGCAGCCGATGTCGACCGAGACCGACTGCTCCACCCCTTGCGTGCCGCGCACAAACTCGGTCGACCCTCCGCCGATGTCGACGACCAGATAGGGCGCTGCCGCGCCCCGCAACCCGGTGGTCGCGCCAGCAAAGGACAGCGCGGCCTCCTCCTGCCCGGAGATCACCTCGGGGACGGTGCCGAAGGCCGCGAACGCCTCCTGGATCCCGGCCACAAACTCCTCGGCGTTGGCGGCATCGCGCGAGGCCGAGGTGGCCACGAAGCGCACCGACTCGCACCCGGCCTCCTGACACTGGGCGGCATAGTCCGCAGCGGCGGCCAGGGTCCGGGCCATCGGCTCCGCACCGATGCGCCCCGTCGCGTCGACCCCGTGGCCGAGTCGCACGATCCGCATCTCGCGGTGCACCTCCTGCAGGGACCCCTCAGTCACGTCCGCGATGAGCAGCCGGATGGAGTTGGTGCCGCAGTCGATCGCCCCGACCCTGGTCATCGAGGATCCTCCTCGTCGTCCGCCGCACAGCAGCCGTCGTGCCACCACTGCGGCAGCGCTGCCAGCGCCTCGTCACCGAGGGGATTGATGCCTGGCCCAACGGCCAGGGAGTGCGCGACCAGCACGTGCAGGCACTTGACCCGCGTGGGCATCCCACCAGCCGAGATGCCGTCGATCTCGGGCACCGACCCGAGCTCCGCCCGCCGAGCCAGATAGTCCTGGTGAGCCTCGGCATACGCACTGGCCAACTCGGGGTCCTGCTCCAGCCGCTCGGTCATCTCCTTCATCATCCCGTTGCTCTCCAGCGTGGAGATCGCGCCGGTCAGCCGGGGGCAGGTGGCATAGAACGAGGTCGGGAAGGGCGTGCCGTCGGGGAGCCGTGGCTCCGTGCGCACGACCGTCGGGCAGCCGCAGGGGCAGCGGTGGGCGATCGCGACGACGCCGCGCGGCAGCCGTCCGAGCTGACGGTGGATGGTGTCCAGGTCCTCCTGCGTGGCGGCCTGGTGATCGGGGCGGGGCAGCAGATCAGGGTGTGGCATCGTCCTCGGCACCATCGTCAGGGGCATTGTCGGCACCATCAGGGGCATCCGTCGCGGGAGCCTCACCCTCCGGGGCTGGCTCGGTCTGGGGCGCGCCGGGCGCCGGGGCCTCCGGCTCAGGCACCCCCTCGTTGGCGGTGATGACCGACTCCCACACCTGGCCATACCAGGGCCGTTGGGCGTGCACGTCCTCGGTGACCGGGGTCATGCCGGGCAACGGCTCGCTGAGCTGCTCGCCGGTGTCGTCGAGCACGGTGAAGGCAACCTCACCGGGCTTGACGAAACGCAGCCGCTCACGGGCCTGCTGCTCGACATAACTGTCGTCGTCCCACCGCTCCAGCTCCGCCTCGATCCCATCGATCTTGGCCTGCTCCGTGGCGATCTGCTGCTCGGCCCTGGAGATCGCGGCCCGCTGGTCGAGATAGCCGCGCAACGTGGGTGTCAGGAACAGCGCGAGGAAGCCCAGCAGCACGATGAAGGCGCCGAGCCGCCACAGGTGCGGTGGCGTGTTGCGCCGGCTCGCGGTCGGTGCGCTCGGGGTCCGGGGGGCGGAGCGTGGCGCACTGGTCGGACGCGACCCGGGCGTCGGGCGCTTGGTGGCGCGCGAGGATCCCCGGCCGGGGCCGCGATTGGTGGCCATCGTCTCCTCCTCCCTGTGGTGCGACGTGCTCTGTATGCCGAGTGGTTGCGTGCGGTGCGCCCGCGGCGGACCGACCTGGGTCAGCGCCCTGGCGGGTCCGAGCGAGTCAGTCCTGCGCGGTGAAGCGCGGGAAGGCCCCGGCGCCGGCATAGACCGCCGCGTCGTCGAGCTCCTCCTCGATGCGCAACAGCTGGTTGTATTTCGCGACGCGCTCGGAGCGGGCCGGGGCGCCGGTCTTGATCTGACCGCAGTTGGTGGCCACCGCAAGGTCAGCGATCGTGACGTCCTCGGTCTCACCGGAGCGGTGGCTCATCATGCAGCGATAGCCGTTGGTCTGCGCGAGGGTGACCGCGTCGAGGGTCTCGGTCAGCGTGCCGATCTGGTTGACCTTGACCAGCAGGGCGTTGCCGATGCCCTCGGTGATGCCGCGCTGCAGGCGCTCGGGGTTGGTGACGAACAGGTCGTCGCCGACAAGCTGGACACGGGAGCCGAGGCGGTCGGTCATCGCCTTCCAGCCGTCCCAGTCCTCCTCGTTGAGCGGGTCCTCGATGGAGACGAGCGGATAGGCGTCGACGAGCTCGGTGTAGTAGTCGACCATCTCCTCGGCGCTCTTGGTGCCACCCTCAAAGGTGTAGGACCCGTCCTCAAAGAACTCGCTGGCGGCCACGTCCAGGGCCAGTGCGATGTCGCTGCCGGGGGTGTAGCCAGCCTTGCTGATCGCCTCAAGGATCAGGTCGAGCGCGGCACGGTTGGACTCCAGGTTGGGGGCGAACCCGCCCTCGTCACCGAGGCCGGTGCTCAGGCCGCGCTCCTTCAGGACCGCCTTCAGCGCGTGATAGACCTCGGTGCCCCAGCGCAGCGCCTCGCGGAAGCTGCCGGCGCCGATCGGGGCGATCATGAACTCCTGGATGTCCACGTTGGAGTCTGCGTGCGAGCCGCCATTGAGGATGTTCATCATCGGCACCGGCAGCACGTGCGCGTTGGGGCCGCCGACATAACGGAACAGCGGCAACTCGGCCGAGTCTGCGGCGGCGCGGGCCACGGCCAGGCTGACGCCGAGGATGGCGTTGGCGCCCACCTCGGCCTTGTTGTCGGTGCCGTCGACGGCGAGCATCTCGTTGTCGACGAGGCGCTGCTCGCTGGCGTCGAAGCCGAGCAGTCGCGGCTCGAGGTCGTCCATCACGGCGGCGACAGCGTTCTCCACGCCCTTGCCGAGATAACGGCCCTCGTCGCCATCCCTGCGCTCCACCGCCTCGAAGGCACCGGTGGAGGCGCCGGAGGGCACGGCGGCCCGTCCCACGGTGCCGTCGTCCAGGCCCACCTCGACCTCGACAGTCGGGTTGCCTCGGGAGTCAAGAATCTCCCGGGCGATGATCGCGTCGATGACAGCCACGACTACTCCTCCACAGTGCACACAGATCAGGTCCCCCTGAGCCTAACGGCCAGCCGCCCGAACCCCGACCGGGCGCACCGTGTGGCGACAATCCAGCCCCACCGAGCGCACCGTGTGGCGACAATCCACCCCCACCGAGCGCACCGTGTGGCGACAATCCACCCCCACCGAGCGCACCGTGTGGCGACAATCCACCCCCACCGAGCGCACGACGCGCTGGTGCTCCGTCACCCGAGGCGCTGGCGGAGCGCCTCGTGCAGCACGATGGAGCCCGCGACACCGGCGTTGAGCGAGCTGGCGTCACCGACCATCGGGATGCTGACGATGTGGTCGCACGCCTCCCGCCACGCCCGCGTCAGACCTCGGGTCTCATTGCCGACCACCAGGACGGTCGGTCCGGTCAGGTCGACGGCGCGCAGCGGCAGGTCACCGCCCTCGTCCAGGCCGACCACGGTCCAGGCGCCACCCTGCGTCCCCTGCTGTTGCACCCAGTCGAGCACCTCGGTGTGCGAGGGCACGCGCACGACGGGGACGCTCAGCATCGAGCCGGTGCTCGCCCGGACACACCGCGGGTCATAGGGGTCGGCAGCGTGCCCGGCCACCACCACGCCCGACGCCCCGAAAGCGTCCGCGGAGCGCACCAGGGTCCCGATGTTGCCCGGGCTGGAGGGCCGGTCAAAGACGGTCACCAGCGGCACCCGCTCGGCTGCGCGGACCCGGTCAAGATCGTCGGGCGGCAACTCCAGCACGGCGAGCAACTCGGGGGTCGCCTCGTCCTTGCCGCCCAGCTCAGCCATGAGTTCCGGAGCGAGTATGCCGTGACTCTCGGCAGCGGTCTCCTCCCAGACTCCCTGGGCCCAGTTGGACAGGTCACCATCACCGCGCAGGAGCGCCCGGACCGGCCAGTCGTGCTCGAGCGCGAGGGTCAGCGGACGCACGCCCTGGACCAGGAACTCACGATGGCGGTTGCGCTTGGTCCGGTTGCCCAGCAGCGAGTGCCACTGCTGGAAACTGGCGTTGCGGCTGTGGATCCGCTGCACCCGGCCGGGGCTCATGGACCGGGGCTCATGGGCTGGCTGGCCCGAAGTCTGTGGCGGCCAGGTCACGCAGGAGCACGCGCAGTGCTGCCGAGGGGTCGACGCCGTCGGCGCGGGCTCGCAGGACCAGGTCCATCAGCTGGGCCGCGACGACCTGCTCGCCACCTGCGAGCCGGGCGTCCACCTCGCTCCGCAACTGATCGGCAAGGCCCGCCCGCTCCAGGCGGGAGGCGACCTTGGTGGCGCGGGCAAGCTCTGGCATGCCGGGCGGGATGCCGTCCAGGGGGTGCTCCCGGTCCGGCTTCTCGGCCGCCTTGAGTTGCTCCCAGTTGGCCTCCACCGCAGCCGCATCGGCGGCCTCGACGTTCGCGAACACGTGCGGGTGGCGGTGCACCAGCTTTTCCACCAGGGCAGCGCTGACGTCGTCGATGTCGAACCCGTCCTCGCGCTCGGCGGCGACCCGGGCGTGGAAGGCAACCTGCAGCAGCACGTCACCCAGCTCCTCGATGATGTGGTCGTCGTCGCCGGACTCCAGCGCCTCGACGGCCTCGTGCGCCTCCTCGATCAGATAGGGCACCAGGGACTGGTGAGTCTGCTCCGCATCCCACGGGCAGCCACCGGGCGAGCGCAGCCGGTCCATGACGGTCACCACATCGAGCAGACGGGACCCGGGCTGGTCCCAGGAGCCGACGAGCACCTCAACCTCGGGAGCGACCGACCCACCACGACGGGTGGCCTCTGCCGCCAGAGCGTCGGTCAGGCCGGGGTCGCCGTCGGAGCTGCCGATCCACACGACGGTGGCGTCGCTCGCGCGGTCCAGCAGGTCGCGGGCGAGGACGCGCGGGTCGCCCTCGGCAGGCGTCACCGTGGTGCCGGCGGACGCGATGGCACGAGCTTGGGGGTCTGCGAGGGTGCGCGCGAGCACCGCGCTCGCCTCCTCCAGTCGTCGCCAGGCCTCACGCGACAGGAGACCCGGGGCCAGCCGCGGCGAGGTCAGCAGCAGGCTGAGCCGACCAGTCAGTTCTGGGCTCCGCCGTCGGCGGCTGCCTCGGTCACCTCGGTGATCCAGGTCGGGGTCTGCGCGACGACCTGGGCGTTGGTGCTGTCCCACGCGCCATAGCGCGGGTTGATCTCGATGTCGACGTCCTCAGTGGCCGGGAGCGCCTGGGCCATCTGGAGGTGATTGATCGCGCGATAGAGGTCGATCGTGCTGTCAGCCGGGTTCTGCAACCCACCGCCGCGCAGGTCGTTGAGCAGCTGGGCATCGGGGATCGGCGGGTTGCCGGCAGCGCGGTGCGCCTCCTCGGCCACGTCGCCATAAACGAGCAGGGTCAGCACATCGGTCGGGGTGGTCGGCGACACCGGCAGAGTGTTGAACTGCTCGGTCGCCTCCTGGACGTCGGCGACGGTGATCTGCTGGCCGTCGACAACAGCGGCCACACCGGAGGACAGGCCGCCGCTGGAGCACGCGGAGAGCACGAGGGCACCGGCTGTGGCGACGGCGAGCACGCTGGCCGAACGGCGGGCACGGGACTGGGCACTGGCTGCGATCCTCACGGGGCACATCATGTCACCTGTTCCCGAAAGCCACCCACACCCTCGCCGCGACGGGTCACCCAACGGTCCTGATGCACCGCCAGACCCGCGTCACGCACTGTCGATGTCGCGGCGTCGCAGGCCCAGCACAGCCAGGACCAGCAGGACGACGGCCAGTGCCGACAGGACCCCGACAACCGTCCAGTCCATCGACTCCAGCGGCAACCGCGGCGTGGCATTGAACGGTGACAGGTCGCGGATCGACGCGGGGATCTTGAGCAGGTCACCGAGCCACCCGACAACGAAGCACCCCGCCAGCACCACCCAGGCGACCAGCCCGAGCTTCGGGACCCAGCCGTGCAGGGCAGCGGCCAGACCGCCGAGGACAGCCACGGCAGGCAGATAGGCCAGCGTGGCACCGATCAACTCGGCCGAGCGATCCGTCGAGCCACTCACCGCCGCGTCCGCCACCACGACCCCCACGCCGGTGGCCAGCAGCACGAGCACTGTGCCGACGGCGCTCACCGTGAGCCACCCGAGCTGCCAGGATCGCCGCGAGGTCGGCGTGGACAACAGCAACTCCGCCCGGGCCGCCGACTCCTCAGAGCGCAATCGGTGGACCGAGGAGACGGTGAAGCAGGCCACGACGAGGGCCAGGATCAACAGGATCAGGCCGAAATAGCCAGCCACCAGATCCTCGCTGCCACCGGTGCCGAGCAGGTCCTTCATCGCCGGGTTGTCCTCGACCATGGTCGTCACCTCGTTGCCGAAGGAGCCAAAGGCCAAACCGCCCAGGAAGAGCCCGACGGCCCACCAGAACAAGGAGGACCGCTGCTGGCGGAACGCGAGCCCGGGCACCGAGGACAGCACTGCCGAGGCGCGAGGCGCCCCGGGCCGGCTCGGCACCAGCCCGGCACCGACGTCGCGGCGCCGCGTCAGCTCGACGGCCACGACGGTGAGTGCCACGGCCAGCGCCAGAGCCAGCAGCAGCGGCCACCACCGCTGGTCGCCGTAGGCATCGACCGCCTGCACCCATCCGACGGGCGAGAACCAGGAGGCGATGTTCTCGCGCACGTCACCGAACGAGCGCAGGCCCCAGGACACGCCCAGCACCGCCACGGCAATGCCGAGGGCCGCACGAGCGTGCTCGGTGACCTGGGCGGCAACCGCGGCGACGGCCGTGAAGACCAGGCCCAGGCAGGCCATGGCCGCACCGAACAGCAGCGAGCCTCCTGCCGGCAGTCCGAGCCCGACCAGGGACAGGCCGATCAACAGTCCGACCACGACGCTGGCACCGCCCACGACGATCAGCGCAGCGGCCAGCGGCGCGTGCCGCCCGAGGACGCCGGCTCGCAGGAGCTCGGTGCGCCCGGCCTCCTCCTCGGTGCGGGTGTGCCGCACGGTCAGGAAGATCGCCATCAGGGAGACGCCGAGGGCCGCGATCAGGTTGATCTCGAACAGCGTGATCCCACCGACGGTGTCGAGCGCCTGTGCCGGGCCACTCATCACGATGGCGGCGGGACTGCTGCTCACCGTGGCGGCATAGCCCGCCCGCAGCTCCGGCGTGCCATACAGGCCCTGCACCGCAGAGGCCGAGGCTGCAACGAGTCCGACGATGGCCACGATCCACAGCGGCAGCTGGAGCCGGTCCAACCGCAGAAAGAGTCGCACCATGTGCCCCGTGCCGACCAGGCCTGAGCCGCCGAGACCAGGACCGACCCGCTCCGTGGCGACCGGGCCGGAGCCGGTCCCGCGGTGCCGGGCACCGCGCGCGGTGGCACCACCCCTGCCCGTGGTCACCGTGCTCATCGGTCTGCCTCGACGCGATCAGCCCCGGCGACTGAGCCGGCCACCGGCTCCGGTGCGGCGTCCTGGGGAGGCAACTGCTCGCCATACTGCTTCAGGAAGAGCTCCTCAAGGGTCGGCGGATGAGCCTGCAGGGACTGGATCCCGAGCCCGGAGAGGTGGGCGACCGCCTCATCGAGGTGGTCGGTGTCAACCTTGAAGGTGACCCGGCCATCGACACGCTCCAGGTCCGTCACGCCGGTGATCTGCGAGAGCCCGTCAGCGGGGCGGCCGGTCTCGGCGGTCACCGTCGTGCTGGTCAGGTGGCGCAGGTCCGACAGCGTGCCGCTCTGCACCGTGCGACCGGCCCGGATGATCGAGACCCGATCACACAACGCCTCGACCTCGGCCAGGATGTGACTGCTCAGCAGGACGGTGCGCCCATCGTCCTTGGCCCGCTGGATCCAGGTTTGGAAGACCTCCTCCATCAGCGGGTCCAGGCCATTGGTCGGCTCGTCCAGGATCAGCAGGTCGGCGTCGGAGGCCAGCGCCGCGACAAGGGCGACCTTCTGCCGGTTGCCCTTGGAATAGGTCCGGCTCTTCTTGGCCGGGTCGAGCTCGAAGTCGGTCAGCAGCGCGGCGCGCCTGGACTCATCGAGCCCACCGCGCAGCCGGCCGATCAGGTCGATCACCTCTCCCCCGGTCAGTCCCGGCCACAGGGCGACGTCACCGGGGACATAGGCCAGGCGGCGATGGAGGGCCGCAGCGTCGCGCCACGGGTCACCCCCGAGCAGCCCCACGCTCCCCGAGTCGGCGCGCAGCAGGCCCAGCAGCACCCGGATGGTGGTCGACTTGCCCGCCCCGTTGGGGCCGAGGAAGCCGTGCACCTCCCCCTGGGCAACGGTCAGGTCGAGCCCGTCGAGGGCGTGGGTCGACCCGAAGGACTTGTGCAGCTGTTCCACGACAATCGGTGCATCCATGGGTTAGAATCTACACAAGTTTCACAGATTTGTGAATGTAATTAAAAATGCGGGAGGCAGCATGACCGATCAGGTGACCCACGAGGACCTCACGGAGGCGCAGCGCGCCTACATCGAGGAGCTGGCAGCCGTCATGACGGCCTCCGGGATGCCTCGGATGGCCTCCCGGGTCTACGCCGCGATCCTGGTCCACGAACGCGGCAGTATGACGTCAGCTGAGGTGGCAGCGACCCTCCAGGTGAGTGCGGCGGCAGTCTCGACGGCCGTGCAGTGGCTCACCCAGGTCTCTATGATCACCCGTCGCACGGTGCCGGGCTCGCGGCGCGAGTCCTACGTCGTGGACAGCGAGTCCCTGATCCGTCTGGTCACCCACGACACCAACGCCCTGACAGCCTGGGTGAGCGGGTTCGCCCGCGGCCGCGACGTCGTCGAGCCCGGTGGGGCGGCAGCCGACCGACTCGCCGAGTTGGAGGAGTTCTTCAGCTTCCTGATCGGCGAGATGGACGGCATCATGGCGCGCTGGCAGGAGCGCCAGGCTCAGGCCGGCCAGGAACCTCAGTCGAGCCCGAGCCGCTCAGCCAGGAAGCGATAGGCCAGCGCCTGCATGTGCGCGAGCTGGCCATTGGTCGCCGCACCACCGTGGCCGCCCTCGATGTTCTCGTAGTAGGTCACGTCCTTGCCCGCCGCGAGCATCCTGGCCGCCATCTTGCGGGCGTGCGCCGGGTGCACCCGGTCGTCGCGGGTCGAGGTCGTCAGCAACACCGGCGGATAGTCCCGCCCGGCCTCGAAGAGTTGATAGGGGCTGAACGTCTGCAGGAAGGCCCACTCCTCGGGCACGTCGGGATCGCCATACTCCGCCATCCAGGAGGCGCCGGCCAGCAGGTGGGAGTAGCGCTGCATGTCCAGGAGCGGCACCTGGATGACGACGGCGCCGAACAGATCGGGATACTGCGTGAGCATGTTGCCCGCGAGCAGCCCGCCATTCGAGCCTCCTTGCACGCCAAGCTTTTCCGGCACCGTGACTCCGGTGTCGACGAGATCGCGGGCGACGGCTGCCATGTCCTCATAGGCGCGGTGCCGGTTCCCCTTCAGAGCCGCCTGGTGCCAGGTCGGGCCATATTCACCCCCGCCTCGGATGTTGGCCAGCGCATAGGCCCCGCCCCGCTCCAGCCACGACACCCCCAGCACGCCCGAATACGTTGGGGTGAGCGAGATCTCGAAGCCGCCATAGCCGTAGAGCAGGGTCGGGGTCGTGCCATCAGCAGGCAGCCCCTCGCGGTGCACCAGGAAGTAGGGCACCCGCGTGCCATCGTCGGAGGTGACGAACCGCTGCTGCGCAACCAGTCCGTCCGCGTCGAAGAAGGCCGGCATGGCCTTCAGCTGTTCCACGAAATCCGTTGCGGCACCTGACGTCTCAAGGTCTGCGAGGTCAGCGATCGCCAGGGTGGTGGGGGTGAGGAAGTCGGTGGTGTAGACCCAGACCGCGTCCGAGCCCACTGCGTCCACCGGCCCCACCATGGTCGTGCCGTCGTCGGGCACCCCTGGCAACGGCGTGCTCGCGAAGGTGCCGTCCGCCTCCGGGGTGAGCACCTCGAGCCGGTTCGTCACGTGCTCCAGGATGTTGAGCACCAGGTGGTGACGCGTCCAGGTGTGCCCGGCCAGGGACCGGGCCGGGGTCGGCGCAAACAGGACCTGCACGTCGCGGGACCCAGCCAGGAAATCACCCAGCCGTATGCCGAGGAGCGAGCCCGCGGCATACGTCACCTC contains the following coding sequences:
- a CDS encoding ABC transporter ATP-binding protein, with translation MDAPIVVEQLHKSFGSTHALDGLDLTVAQGEVHGFLGPNGAGKSTTIRVLLGLLRADSGSVGLLGGDPWRDAAALHRRLAYVPGDVALWPGLTGGEVIDLIGRLRGGLDESRRAALLTDFELDPAKKSRTYSKGNRQKVALVAALASDADLLILDEPTNGLDPLMEEVFQTWIQRAKDDGRTVLLSSHILAEVEALCDRVSIIRAGRTVQSGTLSDLRHLTSTTVTAETGRPADGLSQITGVTDLERVDGRVTFKVDTDHLDEAVAHLSGLGIQSLQAHPPTLEELFLKQYGEQLPPQDAAPEPVAGSVAGADRVEADR
- a CDS encoding TrmH family RNA methyltransferase, with the translated sequence MSPGRVQRIHSRNASFQQWHSLLGNRTKRNRHREFLVQGVRPLTLALEHDWPVRALLRGDGDLSNWAQGVWEETAAESHGILAPELMAELGGKDEATPELLAVLELPPDDLDRVRAAERVPLVTVFDRPSSPGNIGTLVRSADAFGASGVVVAGHAADPYDPRCVRASTGSMLSVPVVRVPSHTEVLDWVQQQGTQGGAWTVVGLDEGGDLPLRAVDLTGPTVLVVGNETRGLTRAWREACDHIVSIPMVGDASSLNAGVAGSIVLHEALRQRLG
- the eno gene encoding phosphopyruvate hydratase encodes the protein MAVIDAIIAREILDSRGNPTVEVEVGLDDGTVGRAAVPSGASTGAFEAVERRDGDEGRYLGKGVENAVAAVMDDLEPRLLGFDASEQRLVDNEMLAVDGTDNKAEVGANAILGVSLAVARAAADSAELPLFRYVGGPNAHVLPVPMMNILNGGSHADSNVDIQEFMIAPIGAGSFREALRWGTEVYHALKAVLKERGLSTGLGDEGGFAPNLESNRAALDLILEAISKAGYTPGSDIALALDVAASEFFEDGSYTFEGGTKSAEEMVDYYTELVDAYPLVSIEDPLNEEDWDGWKAMTDRLGSRVQLVGDDLFVTNPERLQRGITEGIGNALLVKVNQIGTLTETLDAVTLAQTNGYRCMMSHRSGETEDVTIADLAVATNCGQIKTGAPARSERVAKYNQLLRIEEELDDAAVYAGAGAFPRFTAQD
- a CDS encoding ABC transporter permease translates to MSTVTTGRGGATARGARHRGTGSGPVATERVGPGLGGSGLVGTGHMVRLFLRLDRLQLPLWIVAIVGLVAASASAVQGLYGTPELRAGYAATVSSSPAAIVMSGPAQALDTVGGITLFEINLIAALGVSLMAIFLTVRHTRTEEEAGRTELLRAGVLGRHAPLAAALIVVGGASVVVGLLIGLSLVGLGLPAGGSLLFGAAMACLGLVFTAVAAVAAQVTEHARAALGIAVAVLGVSWGLRSFGDVRENIASWFSPVGWVQAVDAYGDQRWWPLLLALALAVALTVVAVELTRRRDVGAGLVPSRPGAPRASAVLSSVPGLAFRQQRSSLFWWAVGLFLGGLAFGSFGNEVTTMVEDNPAMKDLLGTGGSEDLVAGYFGLILLILALVVACFTVSSVHRLRSEESAARAELLLSTPTSRRSWQLGWLTVSAVGTVLVLLATGVGVVVADAAVSGSTDRSAELIGATLAYLPAVAVLGGLAAALHGWVPKLGLVAWVVLAGCFVVGWLGDLLKIPASIRDLSPFNATPRLPLESMDWTVVGVLSALAVVLLVLAVLGLRRRDIDSA
- a CDS encoding MazG family protein; this encodes MLARTLADPQARAIASAGTTVTPAEGDPRVLARDLLDRASDATVVWIGSSDGDPGLTDALAAEATRRGGSVAPEVEVLVGSWDQPGSRLLDVVTVMDRLRSPGGCPWDAEQTHQSLVPYLIEEAHEAVEALESGDDDHIIEELGDVLLQVAFHARVAAEREDGFDIDDVSAALVEKLVHRHPHVFANVEAADAAAVEANWEQLKAAEKPDREHPLDGIPPGMPELARATKVASRLERAGLADQLRSEVDARLAGGEQVVAAQLMDLVLRARADGVDPSAALRVLLRDLAATDFGPASP